A single window of Collinsella aerofaciens DNA harbors:
- a CDS encoding peptide chain release factor 3 — MASLSDEISSRRTFAIISHPDAGKTTLTEKLLLYTGSIQTAGSVKGKSSAKHAVSDWMDIEKERGISVTSSVLQFTYNGACVNILDTPGHQDFSEDTYRTLMAADAAVMVIDGAKGVEAQTKKLFKVCTLRHIPIFTFVNKLDHEARDPFELMEEIENVLGINTYPMNWPIGSGRNFRGVFDRQTRRVIAFEGDGHANATKKVAEVEAELGDPAMDELIGEENHKNLMDDIELLDGAGDELDLDAVACGKLSPAFFGSALTNFGVEPFLKEFLRLAPTPRAYTDTLTSEPVDPCRDDFSGFVFKIQANMDKNHRDRIAFVRICSGKFERGMDAFHVQGNRKLKLATGTSMMADDRAIVDEAYAGDIVGLFDPGIFSIGDTVCSGKRHVQYPQIPTFAPEMFARITQVDTLKRKQFVKGMEELAQEGAIQIFRELGAGMESVIVGVVGVLQFEVLERRLKAEYRVEVRRQPLPYTDIRWIQNDPDTIDIPGLSLTRDTLRVEDMRGGKLLLFTSPWNVDWATDHNPDLILSEFGNVAF, encoded by the coding sequence ATGGCAAGCCTGTCGGATGAAATCTCGTCGCGCCGCACATTCGCGATCATCAGCCACCCGGACGCCGGTAAGACCACACTTACCGAGAAGCTGCTGCTCTATACCGGCAGCATCCAGACTGCCGGCTCGGTCAAGGGCAAGAGCTCGGCCAAGCATGCCGTCTCGGACTGGATGGACATCGAGAAGGAGCGCGGTATTTCCGTTACTTCCTCGGTGCTGCAGTTCACCTACAACGGCGCCTGCGTCAACATCCTCGATACCCCCGGCCACCAGGACTTCTCGGAGGATACCTACCGTACCCTTATGGCCGCCGACGCTGCTGTTATGGTCATCGACGGCGCCAAGGGCGTCGAGGCCCAGACCAAAAAGCTCTTTAAGGTCTGTACGCTGCGCCACATTCCCATCTTCACCTTTGTGAACAAGCTCGACCACGAGGCTCGCGATCCGTTTGAGCTCATGGAAGAGATCGAGAACGTCCTGGGCATCAATACGTATCCCATGAACTGGCCGATCGGCAGCGGCCGCAACTTCCGCGGCGTGTTCGATCGTCAGACCCGTCGCGTCATTGCCTTCGAGGGCGACGGCCACGCCAACGCCACCAAGAAGGTCGCCGAGGTCGAGGCCGAGCTGGGCGACCCTGCCATGGATGAGCTCATCGGCGAGGAGAACCATAAGAACCTGATGGACGACATCGAGCTGCTCGATGGCGCTGGCGACGAGCTCGACTTGGATGCTGTGGCCTGCGGCAAGCTGAGCCCGGCGTTCTTTGGCTCGGCGCTCACCAACTTTGGCGTGGAGCCCTTCCTCAAGGAGTTCCTGCGTCTGGCCCCGACGCCGCGCGCCTATACCGATACGCTCACCAGCGAGCCGGTCGATCCCTGCCGCGACGACTTTAGCGGCTTTGTGTTTAAGATCCAGGCCAACATGGACAAGAACCACCGCGACCGCATCGCCTTTGTGCGCATTTGCTCGGGCAAGTTCGAGCGCGGCATGGACGCCTTCCACGTGCAGGGCAACCGCAAGCTTAAGCTTGCTACTGGCACCTCGATGATGGCCGATGACCGTGCGATTGTTGACGAGGCGTACGCGGGCGATATCGTGGGCCTGTTCGATCCGGGTATCTTTAGCATCGGCGACACTGTGTGCTCTGGCAAGCGCCACGTGCAGTATCCGCAGATCCCGACGTTTGCCCCCGAGATGTTCGCTCGCATTACGCAGGTCGACACGCTCAAGCGCAAGCAGTTCGTCAAGGGCATGGAGGAGCTTGCCCAAGAGGGTGCTATCCAGATCTTCCGCGAACTGGGTGCCGGCATGGAAAGCGTCATCGTGGGCGTGGTCGGCGTGCTGCAGTTTGAGGTGCTCGAGCGCCGCCTCAAGGCCGAATACCGTGTTGAGGTTCGTCGCCAGCCGTTGCCCTATACCGATATCCGCTGGATCCAGAACGACCCCGACACTATTGATATCCCGGGCCTTTCGCTCACGCGCGACACCCTGCGTGTCGAGGACATGCGCGGCGGTAAGCTGCTGCTGTTCACGAGCCCGTGGAACGTGGATTGGGCAACCGACCACAACCCCGACCTTATCCTGTCGGAGTTTGGCAACGTAGCGTTTTAA
- a CDS encoding GntR family transcriptional regulator: protein MDIILSNSSDKPIYEQITSQVKAQILSGTLAAGAKLPSIRALASDLGVSVITTKRAYADLEQLGFICTVQGKGCFVAEGNQELLRENQLCHIEELLAKAASQAETLGVTRDKLHEMLDLVAPETMQYPSARKAIPCKTF from the coding sequence GTGGACATCATCCTATCCAATTCGAGCGATAAGCCCATCTACGAGCAGATAACCTCGCAGGTCAAAGCTCAGATCTTATCGGGCACGCTCGCTGCGGGAGCCAAACTCCCCAGCATCCGTGCACTCGCGAGCGATCTTGGCGTGAGCGTCATCACCACCAAGCGCGCCTACGCCGACCTGGAGCAGCTCGGGTTTATCTGCACCGTGCAGGGCAAGGGCTGCTTTGTCGCCGAGGGCAACCAAGAACTCTTGCGCGAAAACCAGCTCTGCCATATCGAAGAGCTACTTGCGAAAGCGGCGAGCCAAGCCGAAACCCTGGGCGTCACGCGCGACAAGCTGCACGAGATGCTCGACCTGGTAGCCCCCGAAACCATGCAGTATCCATCTGCAAGAAAGGCTATACCATGCAAAACCTTTTAG
- a CDS encoding ABC transporter ATP-binding protein, translated as MQNLLELKGISRRVSDRFSLRDVTLAVEPGQIVGFVGANGAGKTTTIRAALGLIKLDAGEVHLFGQRCGADAPDETQRHLRSRVGLVLDTCPFPSTLKVGQIESLVGPAYPTWDRETFAGFINRFGLDPKTKVKDLSRGMGMKLQLACALSHNAKLLVLDEATAGLDPMAREELLDELLAFVADGQHSVLLSSHITSDLDRAADRVICIDNGSIIFDLPREDITDRAGIAHCTQAQAAELMACVEGARAVHHAYSVDVLVPNRRETLEAFPEIPSDRATIDDYLRLMLKGASK; from the coding sequence ATGCAAAACCTTTTAGAACTCAAAGGCATCTCACGCCGTGTAAGCGACCGTTTTTCGCTGCGTGATGTCACACTCGCTGTGGAGCCAGGTCAGATCGTCGGCTTTGTTGGTGCCAACGGTGCTGGCAAAACAACGACGATTCGAGCTGCCCTCGGGCTTATAAAGCTCGATGCCGGCGAGGTGCACCTATTTGGGCAGCGCTGTGGCGCCGACGCGCCCGATGAGACGCAGCGCCATCTACGCTCCCGCGTCGGTCTTGTCCTGGACACGTGCCCCTTCCCCTCCACGCTCAAGGTGGGCCAGATCGAGTCGCTCGTAGGCCCGGCGTACCCCACGTGGGACCGCGAAACGTTCGCCGGATTCATCAACCGATTTGGCCTCGATCCTAAGACAAAAGTCAAGGACCTCTCCCGCGGCATGGGCATGAAACTGCAGCTTGCCTGTGCACTCAGTCACAATGCCAAACTGCTCGTTTTGGACGAAGCCACCGCAGGCCTCGATCCCATGGCACGCGAGGAACTGCTCGATGAGCTGCTTGCCTTTGTCGCCGACGGTCAGCACAGCGTGCTGCTCTCGAGCCACATTACGTCCGACCTCGATCGCGCCGCCGACCGCGTCATCTGCATCGATAACGGCTCGATTATTTTTGACCTGCCGCGCGAGGACATTACCGACCGAGCCGGCATCGCCCACTGCACCCAAGCACAGGCCGCCGAGCTTATGGCTTGCGTCGAAGGCGCCCGTGCCGTCCACCACGCCTATAGCGTGGACGTGCTCGTACCCAACCGTCGCGAAACGCTCGAGGCCTTCCCCGAGATTCCCAGCGATCGGGCAACCATTGATGACTATCTTCGCCTCATGCTGAAAGGAGCTTCGAAATGA
- a CDS encoding ABC-2 transporter permease, with protein sequence MKRAFMSELAIARSLIPSIAGVGLFMFVVLTLANASDVDSGMSAGACAVSAMSPIIIMNSLAGYDNQNGWERYRATLPFSRKDIICARYLCIVVFSAIMACAAALLSIVSIPLFNSAGIPSTGQAVFETAMASAASMLISLMMVFLAQPLFFRFGHMEALRLSVGLFALLGCGTMATLSSSNPISNWLMSIAGANPDPAVLGCLCAGIAVLALALCAISCTVSTKVYRVRDL encoded by the coding sequence ATGAAACGCGCCTTTATGTCCGAGCTCGCCATCGCTCGCTCGCTTATCCCGAGCATTGCAGGCGTCGGCCTGTTCATGTTTGTCGTGCTGACCCTTGCCAACGCGTCGGATGTCGATTCCGGCATGAGCGCCGGCGCCTGTGCGGTCAGCGCAATGTCGCCCATCATAATCATGAACTCGCTAGCTGGCTACGATAACCAAAACGGCTGGGAGCGTTATCGAGCAACGTTGCCCTTCTCGCGCAAAGACATCATCTGCGCACGCTACCTGTGCATCGTTGTCTTCTCGGCCATCATGGCCTGCGCCGCCGCGCTTCTGAGCATCGTCTCCATCCCGCTTTTCAACAGTGCGGGCATCCCCTCGACGGGACAGGCCGTCTTTGAGACCGCAATGGCCTCGGCGGCATCGATGCTCATCTCCCTCATGATGGTGTTTTTGGCGCAGCCGCTGTTCTTTCGATTTGGACACATGGAGGCGCTGCGCCTATCCGTTGGCCTGTTTGCCCTGCTTGGTTGCGGCACAATGGCCACGCTGAGCTCCTCCAACCCCATCAGCAACTGGCTCATGTCGATTGCCGGAGCAAATCCCGATCCCGCCGTTCTGGGCTGTCTGTGCGCAGGAATTGCCGTGCTGGCCCTCGCGCTATGTGCAATCAGCTGCACCGTCAGCACCAAGGTTTATCGAGTACGCGACCTGTAA
- a CDS encoding EamA family transporter has protein sequence MSWVAAAFVSAFFAGITSILAKCGIKQTDSDVATAIRTCVVLVFAWAMAGISGSIGTIGSIEPRSWLFLVLSGLATGASWICYFKALGIGDVNKVVPVDKMSTVLAALIAIVLFGETSNLAVKLVGTAVITLGTFLLIEKKQSAGPEQQQDRTWLAYALGAAVFAALTSILAKAGIEGVESSLATAIRTCVVLVMAWAIVAAKGKMGQAVHVDRYELVFLAASGIATGASWLLYYYAIATGQVSVVVQIDKLSIVVSVLFARLAFNEKVSRRSAIGLALIVLGTAALAVWK, from the coding sequence GTGTCGTGGGTCGCAGCAGCATTTGTGTCGGCTTTCTTTGCCGGCATCACATCTATCCTGGCCAAATGCGGCATCAAGCAGACCGACTCCGATGTCGCGACGGCCATTCGCACCTGCGTGGTGCTCGTTTTCGCCTGGGCAATGGCGGGCATTTCTGGATCCATTGGAACCATCGGCAGCATCGAACCCAGATCCTGGCTCTTTCTCGTCCTCTCGGGACTCGCTACCGGTGCTTCGTGGATCTGTTACTTTAAGGCGTTGGGCATCGGAGACGTCAATAAGGTCGTACCGGTCGACAAGATGAGCACCGTACTCGCCGCACTGATCGCCATCGTACTTTTTGGCGAGACGAGCAACCTTGCGGTTAAGCTCGTGGGAACCGCTGTCATCACCCTCGGCACGTTTTTATTGATCGAGAAGAAGCAGTCTGCCGGACCCGAGCAGCAGCAAGACCGGACCTGGCTCGCTTACGCCCTCGGCGCCGCCGTATTCGCGGCGCTCACGTCCATCCTTGCCAAGGCTGGCATCGAAGGCGTCGAATCCAGCCTGGCCACGGCAATCCGTACCTGTGTGGTACTGGTTATGGCATGGGCAATCGTGGCAGCTAAAGGCAAGATGGGCCAAGCCGTGCACGTAGACCGCTATGAACTCGTATTTCTCGCGGCATCGGGCATTGCGACTGGCGCATCGTGGCTGCTATACTACTACGCCATCGCCACAGGCCAGGTGAGCGTCGTGGTGCAGATCGACAAACTATCGATTGTCGTATCGGTACTATTTGCGCGCCTGGCATTCAACGAAAAAGTCTCGCGACGCAGCGCTATCGGTCTCGCCCTCATCGTACTGGGCACCGCCGCGCTCGCGGTTTGGAAATAG
- a CDS encoding chloride channel protein, translating to MDNLAKPKNRALFLLSVAVTGAFAGAAVWLFFFAMEHGIDYLWTEIPHALGVASPELASGPFGFLPYPFFVCLLGGLLIGLYEKMTGTKTDDLNQVMAKVKQDGRYPYDNLGKLSLAALLPLLFGGSIGPEAGLTGVIAGLCSWVGDRMRRFGAEFRELTLLGTQAALTALFTAPVFGFVAPLAGSADGDEGSASGEITIKLPKAQKTVVYGIAIAGGLGTYLLLGQLVGGGMGMPRFESAEVGNLELTWLVPLSLIGTICGWLYFVSEHASEALAHAIGERPVVKAMLAGLALAICGTVLPYTMFAGETQADVLMETYLTIPTGVLIATGLVKAMLTPALINLGWRGGHFFPVIFSGVSLGYGLAILTGADPVFCVAVCTASTMGAVMRQPVMVVGLLLMCFPLKGIICMIIAAVIAAGIPLPKSLRK from the coding sequence ATGGATAACCTTGCCAAACCCAAAAACCGCGCGCTGTTTTTACTTAGCGTTGCCGTGACCGGTGCGTTCGCAGGTGCCGCGGTCTGGCTGTTCTTTTTTGCGATGGAGCACGGTATCGACTATCTATGGACCGAGATTCCGCACGCGCTGGGCGTCGCTTCGCCCGAGCTTGCCAGCGGCCCGTTTGGCTTTTTGCCGTACCCGTTTTTTGTCTGTCTGCTGGGCGGCCTGTTAATCGGTCTGTACGAAAAGATGACAGGCACCAAGACCGATGACCTCAACCAGGTGATGGCTAAGGTTAAGCAAGACGGGCGCTACCCGTACGACAACCTGGGCAAGCTTTCGCTCGCGGCATTGCTGCCGCTGCTGTTTGGCGGAAGCATTGGACCGGAGGCCGGCCTGACCGGCGTTATCGCTGGTCTGTGCAGCTGGGTCGGCGACCGCATGCGTCGCTTTGGCGCCGAGTTTAGGGAGCTCACGCTGCTGGGTACCCAGGCTGCCCTGACGGCGCTCTTTACCGCGCCCGTCTTTGGCTTTGTGGCGCCGCTTGCCGGTAGTGCCGACGGCGACGAGGGCTCCGCGTCCGGCGAGATCACGATCAAGCTGCCCAAGGCGCAAAAGACGGTGGTCTACGGTATTGCGATTGCCGGCGGTCTGGGTACCTACCTGCTGCTTGGCCAGCTTGTGGGCGGCGGCATGGGCATGCCCAGGTTCGAGTCCGCCGAGGTGGGCAACCTAGAGCTTACCTGGCTCGTCCCTCTGTCGTTGATCGGAACAATCTGCGGCTGGCTGTACTTTGTCTCTGAGCACGCGAGCGAAGCGCTTGCCCATGCAATAGGGGAGCGTCCTGTCGTTAAGGCCATGCTAGCCGGTCTGGCGCTCGCCATTTGCGGCACGGTCCTGCCCTACACCATGTTTGCCGGCGAGACCCAGGCCGACGTGCTCATGGAAACCTACTTGACCATTCCCACCGGCGTGCTTATCGCGACCGGTCTGGTCAAGGCCATGCTGACCCCCGCCCTCATCAACCTTGGTTGGCGCGGCGGTCACTTCTTCCCGGTTATCTTCTCGGGCGTAAGCCTGGGCTACGGCCTTGCCATCCTTACCGGCGCCGATCCGGTCTTTTGCGTCGCCGTCTGCACGGCATCGACGATGGGTGCGGTCATGCGCCAACCCGTTATGGTCGTGGGCTTGTTGCTCATGTGCTTCCCGCTCAAAGGCATCATCTGTATGATCATCGCCGCCGTCATCGCCGCCGGCATTCCGCTGCCCAAGTCGCTGCGCAAGTAG
- a CDS encoding TIGR00730 family Rossman fold protein, which yields MNITVYLGANTGNAPAFLPAVQELGNWIGANGHALVYGGSKSGLMGALADSVLEAGGHVTGVEPSFFIEAEFQHDGIDDLIVTSDMAERKAKMIELGDAFIAFPGGTGTLEEIAEVMSAVSLGHLSAPCILYNLDGYYNDLKALLGHMIDKGLSSPRRQQGIYFADDLREIASIING from the coding sequence ATGAACATCACCGTGTACCTGGGTGCCAACACTGGCAATGCCCCGGCGTTTCTGCCCGCGGTGCAGGAGCTGGGCAACTGGATTGGCGCCAACGGACACGCGCTGGTATACGGCGGGTCAAAATCGGGCCTGATGGGTGCGCTTGCCGATAGTGTACTCGAGGCGGGTGGACACGTGACGGGTGTGGAGCCGAGCTTTTTTATCGAGGCCGAGTTTCAACATGACGGTATCGATGACCTCATCGTGACGAGCGATATGGCGGAGCGCAAGGCCAAGATGATTGAGCTCGGCGATGCGTTCATTGCCTTTCCCGGCGGGACGGGCACGCTCGAGGAGATTGCCGAGGTCATGTCCGCGGTGTCGTTGGGGCACCTGAGTGCGCCGTGCATCCTGTATAACCTGGACGGTTACTACAACGACCTTAAGGCGCTGCTCGGGCACATGATTGATAAGGGGCTTTCGAGCCCGAGGCGCCAGCAAGGCATCTACTTTGCCGACGATTTGCGCGAGATTGCCTCGATTATCAACGGATAA
- a CDS encoding potassium channel family protein, with product MNKLTTLTDVLRQAGFARITGLFLIFYLLCSTAVWLSEPTTLTFGDGLWFSFETVSTIGFGDIPAETPVARAITVILSVISIFYIAMLTGVAVNYCNTLIKIRQKDTMARFMDDLEHLEELDRVELADLSRRVREYRRRQR from the coding sequence ATGAACAAGTTGACGACGCTTACCGACGTGTTGCGCCAGGCTGGCTTTGCGCGCATCACGGGCCTGTTTCTTATCTTCTATCTGCTGTGCTCGACGGCCGTTTGGCTGTCCGAGCCCACGACCCTCACGTTTGGCGATGGCCTGTGGTTTAGCTTTGAGACGGTCTCGACCATCGGCTTTGGTGACATTCCGGCCGAGACACCGGTTGCCCGCGCCATTACCGTCATTCTGAGCGTCATCAGCATCTTCTACATCGCCATGCTCACGGGCGTGGCGGTGAACTACTGCAATACGCTTATCAAGATACGTCAAAAGGACACCATGGCGCGCTTTATGGATGATTTGGAGCATTTGGAAGAGCTCGATCGCGTCGAGCTTGCCGATCTTTCGCGTCGCGTGCGCGAGTATCGTCGACGCCAGCGCTAA
- a CDS encoding transporter substrate-binding domain-containing protein produces MRAATVLRSVIYRALAVVLAALVVLSSIAPAQAFADDSSQPVKTVRVGWLVNSEGFQNGTPGERLSGWGYEYLQTLSYYTPGWRYEYVSGTFTELMDMLEAGEIDLMPNISYSEERAQKLLFSSNPEGTERYYIYAKPDRDDLTKGDPQALQGLTIGYNPDVMQTFVGQQWLANEGITCTYREYDGGSMLFDALANDEVDAVIMNDTISSPDASPMFYVGSSDYYFAVPKSRPDLMDDINAAMSAIARVNPRYIDEVKSNYSAQNSGSSSLNGPERSWLKANDNTITLGYITGKLPYCNEDEDGKMEGSLASLATTLHDKFGITVKTVAFDSYKMMSKALSKGSIDAALPVYRDYWFAEQSGVVQSVSLGTVSLTAIHTGGNLNKDLQNIACTKSSFINQNVLESLFPTATVTEYRSDDEAFDALRKGTVHCILAPSSRVKTIGDRYDLEDCETAELPDTCELSCWISRGRPELLGIINKGIINAGESLSASNYSSTSYTAQESNTLQFLYRNRAAVAAVLIGVLSVGIVLLIWALVRARTERKKADAANAAKTAFLTRMSHDIRTPLNGILGLIEIEELKEGDIQVARESRAKARVAANHLLSLINDILEMGKIEDRKLTLEHAPFNLKELCDDTLVLCKLRASSNGITMQDNSLPYATGPYMIGSPTHIRQIMINLLDNSIKYNKHGGSVTFSSKTKPLDNGRALFCFSVSDTGIGMTPKFLKHIYEPFAQEGDDARSKFQGTGMGMPIVKSLIELMGGTIEISSEVGVGSTFNVQIPLDIDKDPQARERADEQADSCSLAGMNVLLAEDNELNAEIAQALLESEGIVVTRAADGNEAVDLYVGRPAGSFDAILMDIMMPDMDGYEATRAIRLSEKVDAADIPIIALTANAFAEDAKAAHDTGMNAHLSKPLDFNKLKNILARIKKNGAVSL; encoded by the coding sequence GTGAGAGCCGCCACTGTCCTTCGTTCAGTTATATATCGCGCCCTGGCCGTTGTGCTTGCCGCGCTTGTCGTGCTGAGTTCTATCGCGCCTGCCCAGGCTTTTGCCGATGACTCTAGTCAGCCAGTCAAGACGGTCCGCGTTGGTTGGCTCGTCAACAGCGAAGGCTTCCAGAACGGCACCCCCGGGGAGCGTCTTTCGGGATGGGGCTACGAGTACCTCCAGACCCTGTCGTACTACACGCCCGGCTGGCGGTACGAATACGTCTCCGGCACCTTCACCGAGCTTATGGACATGCTCGAGGCGGGCGAAATCGACCTCATGCCCAACATCTCCTATTCCGAGGAACGCGCCCAAAAGCTGCTCTTTTCCTCGAACCCCGAGGGCACCGAGCGCTACTACATCTACGCCAAGCCCGATCGCGACGACCTGACCAAGGGTGACCCCCAAGCGCTCCAAGGCCTTACCATCGGCTACAACCCCGACGTTATGCAAACCTTCGTTGGCCAGCAGTGGCTCGCCAACGAAGGCATTACCTGCACATACAGGGAGTATGACGGGGGATCCATGCTCTTTGACGCACTCGCAAACGACGAAGTCGATGCCGTCATCATGAACGACACCATTTCGTCGCCCGATGCCTCCCCCATGTTCTACGTTGGCTCGAGTGATTACTATTTTGCCGTCCCCAAAAGCCGCCCCGACCTGATGGACGACATCAATGCCGCCATGTCGGCAATCGCCCGCGTCAACCCACGCTATATCGACGAAGTCAAATCTAACTACTCGGCCCAAAACAGCGGTTCATCATCGCTCAACGGCCCCGAACGTTCCTGGCTCAAAGCAAATGACAACACCATCACGCTTGGCTACATTACGGGCAAACTCCCCTACTGCAACGAAGACGAAGACGGCAAAATGGAAGGCTCGCTCGCATCGCTTGCGACGACGTTGCACGATAAATTTGGCATTACGGTCAAAACCGTCGCCTTTGATAGCTACAAGATGATGTCAAAGGCCCTGTCAAAGGGAAGCATCGACGCTGCGCTGCCGGTATACCGAGATTACTGGTTTGCCGAGCAATCTGGCGTTGTGCAGTCGGTATCGTTGGGAACCGTGTCCCTCACCGCCATCCACACCGGCGGCAACCTGAACAAAGACCTTCAGAACATCGCCTGCACCAAATCATCGTTTATCAACCAAAATGTACTTGAAAGTCTGTTCCCCACAGCGACCGTGACCGAATACCGATCCGACGATGAAGCGTTCGACGCCCTCAGGAAGGGAACGGTGCACTGCATCCTCGCCCCCAGTTCACGCGTAAAAACCATCGGCGACCGTTATGATCTCGAGGACTGCGAGACGGCCGAGCTCCCTGACACCTGTGAGCTCTCGTGCTGGATTTCGCGCGGAAGGCCCGAGCTGCTGGGAATCATCAACAAGGGCATCATCAATGCCGGAGAATCGCTCTCCGCAAGCAATTACTCATCCACGTCGTACACGGCCCAGGAATCCAACACGCTTCAATTCCTTTATCGCAACCGCGCCGCCGTTGCAGCTGTCCTCATCGGTGTGTTGTCGGTCGGCATCGTCCTGCTCATCTGGGCGCTCGTACGCGCTCGGACCGAGCGCAAAAAAGCCGATGCCGCCAACGCCGCTAAGACGGCATTCCTCACGCGCATGAGCCACGACATCCGTACGCCGCTCAACGGCATCCTGGGCCTTATCGAGATCGAGGAATTGAAGGAAGGCGATATCCAGGTCGCCCGCGAGAGCCGTGCCAAGGCGCGCGTTGCCGCCAATCACCTGCTCTCGCTGATCAACGACATCCTCGAGATGGGCAAAATCGAAGACCGCAAGCTAACACTGGAGCATGCGCCTTTTAACCTCAAAGAGCTCTGTGACGATACGCTGGTTCTGTGCAAGCTCCGCGCGTCCAGTAACGGCATCACAATGCAGGACAATAGTCTGCCGTACGCCACGGGGCCATACATGATCGGCAGTCCTACCCATATCCGACAGATCATGATCAACCTGTTAGACAACAGCATTAAGTACAACAAGCACGGCGGCTCCGTCACCTTTAGCTCAAAGACCAAGCCACTCGATAACGGGCGCGCGCTCTTTTGCTTTAGCGTTTCGGATACCGGCATTGGTATGACTCCCAAGTTTTTAAAGCATATCTACGAGCCGTTTGCCCAAGAAGGTGACGATGCGCGCAGCAAGTTCCAAGGAACCGGCATGGGCATGCCAATCGTCAAGTCGCTTATTGAACTGATGGGCGGCACGATTGAGATTTCGAGTGAGGTTGGCGTGGGGAGTACGTTCAACGTCCAGATTCCGCTCGATATCGACAAAGACCCTCAGGCAAGAGAGCGCGCGGACGAGCAAGCAGACAGCTGCTCGCTTGCCGGCATGAACGTTCTTTTGGCAGAAGATAACGAGCTCAATGCCGAGATTGCCCAGGCGCTGCTCGAAAGCGAAGGCATTGTCGTAACTCGCGCCGCCGATGGCAACGAAGCGGTCGACCTATACGTTGGCCGTCCCGCCGGCAGCTTCGATGCGATCCTGATGGACATTATGATGCCGGACATGGACGGTTACGAGGCAACCCGCGCGATTCGCCTGAGCGAGAAGGTCGATGCAGCCGATATCCCCATCATCGCGCTCACCGCCAACGCCTTTGCCGAAGACGCCAAGGCGGCACACGACACCGGCATGAACGCCCATCTGTCCAAACCGCTCGACTTTAATAAGCTCAAAAACATACTCGCCCGCATCAAGAAAAACGGAGCTGTTTCGCTATAG
- a CDS encoding pyridoxamine 5'-phosphate oxidase family protein yields the protein MFRPLRRKKRAITDEEARELLATCKRGVFAVNGDDGYPYAIPVNYFFDAEHNKIYFHGAKAGHKVDALKRDDKVCFTVYGNEWYQDGDWAPYVMSTVVFGRCRLANDTPAFIEDKVRQLALKYYPSAEEVEEEIAKDIKGVQLYEITIEHLCGKQIQEK from the coding sequence ATGTTTAGGCCCTTACGTCGAAAGAAACGCGCCATCACTGACGAGGAAGCGCGCGAACTGCTCGCCACCTGCAAGCGCGGCGTCTTTGCCGTCAACGGCGACGATGGCTACCCGTACGCCATTCCCGTCAACTACTTCTTTGACGCCGAGCACAACAAGATTTATTTCCATGGCGCCAAGGCTGGCCACAAGGTCGACGCACTCAAGCGCGATGACAAGGTCTGCTTTACCGTTTACGGAAACGAGTGGTACCAGGACGGCGACTGGGCTCCCTACGTTATGAGCACCGTCGTCTTTGGCCGTTGTCGCCTGGCGAATGACACCCCCGCGTTTATCGAGGACAAAGTCCGCCAGCTCGCCCTTAAGTACTACCCTTCTGCCGAGGAAGTCGAAGAGGAAATCGCCAAGGACATTAAGGGCGTCCAGCTCTACGAGATTACGATTGAGCATCTTTGCGGCAAGCAGATTCAAGAAAAGTAA